The nucleotide window GAATAGTCAAAATCAAAATAGCTCATAAAGTTCTCCCTGATAGCTGGATTTATCATGTAGAGGTAGCTCGCCACTATTACATCAGAATTAAGTGCAACCTTCCGGGTAAGCTCGTAAGGACAGAAGTCAAACATTTTAGAATAGGTGAGCACTGTTATGGGTTCCGCAGGCGTTTGAATGAAGTACTGGACAAGTTCGTCAAATTCTTCCTTCTTTTTCTTTAAGTTTTCAAAAAACTCGCATTTGCCAAGCTTTTTGAGATTTTTGCAGACTATCATCGCGTTGTAAGCGTCGGGGGCAAAGTTTTGGATATACTGGTGAAGGCAAAGTTCTTTTCTGCTCCTGAATTCAACCCCGCTTACATGGGTTTTCTTGCTGATAGCTTTGAGCTCTTCTATAACTCTGTCCATCTGCTTATGCGTTCTTGCGAGGTAAATTATCTTGTACCCCATCTCCTTGGCATAGGGTAAAGCTCCAGCCAACACACTTACAGTTTTTCCAAAGCCTGTTGGAGCCTCGATGACAAGATTTTCGCCGTTTCTTACTGCACTGTCAACTAACTTGATGAATTCTTCTTGATTTGGCCTTAAGGACTGGTATGGGAAGTATTCGCTCATCTCAACTCATCAAAAAGGTTATTAATGAAGGTTTTTAACTTTTCCCAAAGTGAAGAGAGGGAGTAAAATGGAAGAATATCAAAAAAAGCTGATAGAGGCTGGAATTGAGGGAGCTATAATCACGGTTTTAGCTTACTTTTTCTACTACCAGAACTACCTTCTCTATAAGTGGCATCGCGGTCTTCCGTTGCCGTCAAAAATTCCCTTTGTAATAGCTGGAATTCTCACAGGAGCGGCTTATTTCATTTACAAACTCTACAGAATCTATCCCATGATGCAAAAAGAGAAAATAGCGAACGTGATAAGAGAAGAAGAAAACTTAGAAACCATTTAATCAGATTTCAAGCTCGTGTATGTGCTCAAGGATCTTCACCATGAGCTTAACGCTTGCATCTACGTCCCTCTCATCCACAACTTCTGCGTTCGAGTGGATGTACCTTGAGGGAATGCTTATTGCCCCAGTTGGAACACCCGCCTTGTTGAGGTGTATTGCACCAGCATCAGTTCCTCCGCCGAGGAGAATGTCCCACTGGTAGGGTATCTCGTACTTCTTGGCAAGCTCTTCCATCCATCTAACTATTGTTGGGTGGCATATAACTGAGCGGTCCATTATCTTTATTGCCGTTCCCTTGCCGAGCTGGGTAACCTGCTTGTGCTCTGGAGTGCCTGGGACATCGGCAGCGATTGTTACATCTATGGCAAATCCGTAGTCGGGGTCAATGCCAAAAGCGCTTGTCTTTGCTCCCCTAAGCCCGACTTCCTCTTGAACTGTTGCCACGAAGTAGATGTCAGCGTTTGACTCTTTAAGTTGCCTTGCGGTCTCAACGAGGGTGTAGACAGCTATTCTATCGTCAAATGCAATGCTAACAAAGCGGTGCTTGCCAAGCCTCTCGAGCCTTCCATCCCATGTAATCACGGTTCCAATCTTAACGCCCATCTCTTCGGCTTCTTCCTTTGATTCAGCCCCTATGTCAATGAAAATCTGATCCCAATCTGGAGCCTTTGTCCTTTCTTCTGGCTTTTGGATGTGTGGTGGAACACTTCCACCAACTCCGTAGATGAACTTGTCCTTGTCAATCCAGACCTTGAAGCGCTGGGCAATCAACGTTCTTGGATCTATTCCGCCTATTGGGGCAACCCTCAAGAAACCGTTCTTTTCAATGTGGGTTACCATAAGACCTATTTGATCCATATGACCAGCAATCATCACTTTTGGGCCGTCGCCCTTCTTGTGGGCAATAACGTTTCCGAGCTTGTCGACTTTGATCTCATCAACGTAATCCTTTAGCGCTTCAATGACAACGTCTCTAACTCCCATGAACTCATAGCCAGTAACTCCAGGAGCTTCGACTATCTTCTTTAACAGCTCGTAGTCCACCATCACTACCACCTCATTTAGATATTCATCGTAATGTTGAATGAATAATATTTAAGGTTTTAGGTCGAGAATTTTGACGGGAGGCATTATGTTGCTGAACCTTCAGGTAATAAATTGCACCTTCATAACAAGGCTTAACAGATTTGTGGGGCTGGTGGAGGTTAACGGAGAACTCAAAAAGGCCTTAATAACAAATACCGGCAGGTTAGAAGAATTCATGGTGAAAGGAAAGAGGGCATTTTGCATCCCCAAACAAGGAGGAAAGACGGATTTCGTTTTGATTGGATTTCTAGAAAAGGATGGAAAAGGAGCAGTTATAGACACGAGAACTCAGGCAAGGGCCTTTGAAAGAGCTGTTGAGCTGGGACTGATCAGGTGGCTTAAAGGATGTAGAATCAAAAGGAGGGAAGTTAAAGTTGGAAACTCCAGGCTGGATTACCTTCTAGACTGCAGTGGTGAAGAGGTCTGGATAGAGATGAAAAGCGCCGTTCTAAGAGAGAAAGACTATGCCATGTATCCT belongs to Thermococcus bergensis and includes:
- a CDS encoding M42 family metallopeptidase; protein product: MVDYELLKKIVEAPGVTGYEFMGVRDVVIEALKDYVDEIKVDKLGNVIAHKKGDGPKVMIAGHMDQIGLMVTHIEKNGFLRVAPIGGIDPRTLIAQRFKVWIDKDKFIYGVGGSVPPHIQKPEERTKAPDWDQIFIDIGAESKEEAEEMGVKIGTVITWDGRLERLGKHRFVSIAFDDRIAVYTLVETARQLKESNADIYFVATVQEEVGLRGAKTSAFGIDPDYGFAIDVTIAADVPGTPEHKQVTQLGKGTAIKIMDRSVICHPTIVRWMEELAKKYEIPYQWDILLGGGTDAGAIHLNKAGVPTGAISIPSRYIHSNAEVVDERDVDASVKLMVKILEHIHELEI
- the sfsA gene encoding DNA/RNA nuclease SfsA, whose amino-acid sequence is MLLNLQVINCTFITRLNRFVGLVEVNGELKKALITNTGRLEEFMVKGKRAFCIPKQGGKTDFVLIGFLEKDGKGAVIDTRTQARAFERAVELGLIRWLKGCRIKRREVKVGNSRLDYLLDCSGEEVWIEMKSAVLREKDYAMYPDCPSLRGQKHIKELIQLRESGKRAMIVFIGALPGVKKFKPYVKGDPKIAELLKEAKKKGVEIRGISISLLPNGEVILENDDLIIEV